Genomic window (Cystobacter fuscus DSM 2262):
GGTGGACGCCATCCGCCAGGACCCCAGTCGCCTGGAGCGCACCCTGGTGGACCTGCTCTTGTCCGCCACCGACGCGATGCTCGCCCAGGTGCGCTGCGTGGCCGACAACCGCACGCCCGAGGATGCCTCGATGCTGCTCGGGCAGCTCGCCGAACGCGTGAGCCTGCTCACCGGCCAGGCGCCCTCCGCCACGAAGGTGCTCAGCCGGCTGACCGACTCCATCGCCGCGGCGACCGTGTCGGTGCCTCCGCCCGCGCCGCCTCCCGCTCCGCCGGCTCCTCCCCCCGCTCCCGTCGAGCCCGAGCCCGCCGCCGCCGCGCCGCCCGCTCCCGCCATCGAGCCCCTGCCCGCCGATTTCCTGTCCGATGACTCGCCCACCCCCACGGGGGTGAGCGCGAGCACCGCGGCGGCCCAGCTCGCCACCGCGGTGGTCAAGGCCGTCAAGGCGCAGGAGCTGGCGCGGCAGGACGCCGAGCCCAAGAAGGTGCCGCGCTGGACGATGCACCTGCGCCTGTCCCCCACCTGCCAGACCCCGGGCGTGCGCGCCTTCCTGATGCACAAGCGGCTGCTGGGGCTGGGCACGTTGCACGACCTGCGCCCCGGGCTGGATGACCTCAAGGCCGGCCGCATCCCCGAGGGGGCCATCCAGCTCGAGCTGGAATCCACCGAGTCCGAGGAGGGCATCCGCAAGGCCCTGCGCAACGTGGCCGACGTGGAGCTCGTCTCGATGACGCCGGTGGTCGCCGCCGCCCCCGTGGCCAATCCCGCGAGCGCGCTGCAGGCCTCGGCGGAGGCCGCCCGGGGCGCCACCGCGACGGGGGCGGATGGCGCGCGCACGGTGCGTGTGCGCACGGAGCTGTTGGATCACTTCCTGGACACCGCGGGCGAGCTGCTGCTGGCCACCGCGCGCCTGCGTGAGCTGGGCAAGATGCTGCCGGAGGGCTCGCGCCCGCCCATCGAGGAGGGCGTGTACCGGCTGCACACCCTGGTGAAGGACCTGCACGACAAGGTGATGAGCGCGCGCATGACGCCGCTGTCGACCATCACCGACCGGCTGCCCCGCGCGGCGCGCGACATCGCCCGGCGCAAGGAGCGCGAGGTGGAGCTGATCATCACCGGCGCGGAGATCGAGCTGGACCGGGCCATCCTCGACGACCTGGCGGATCCCCTGCTGCACCTGTTGCGCAACTGCATCGACCATGGCCTGGAGTCGCCCGAGGAGCGCGTGGCGGCGGGCAAGCCGCCCCGGGGCCGGGTGGTGGTGTCGGTGCGGCGCGTGCGCGACCGCGTGGTGCTGGAGATGGAGGACGATGGCCGCGGCATGAACGTGGTGAAGCTCAAGGAGGCGGCGGTGGCCCGGGGCGCCGTGTCGGCCGAGGCCGCCGCGCGCATGGCGGACCGGGAAGCGCTCCTGCTCTCGTGCCTGCCCGGCGTGTCCACCGCGAAGGACGTCTCGGAGATCTCCGGCCGTGGCGTGGGCATGGACGCGGTGAAGCGCGTGGCGGAGAACGTGGGCGGGACGCTGGAAATCGAGAGCGAGCTGGGCCGCGGCTCGCGCTTCACCCTGCGGCTGCCCCTGACGGTGGCCGTGGTGCAGCTCCTGCTCGTGTCGGTGGGGGAGGAAGTCTTCGGCCTGCCCATCGCCAAGGTGGTGGGCGCGCTGGAGGCCGACTCGGAGAAGCTCGAGCGCAGTCGGCAGATTCCGCTCCTGCCCCACAACCAGGGCCTGCTGCCGGTGTACGCCCTGGGAGAGCTGGTGGGAGTCGAGGCGTCGCCCCGCAGGGGGGGCGTGCGGCCCTATGTGGTGATGGAAGGCGAATCCGGCCGCGTCGCGCTCGCGGTCGACAAACTGATGGGGCAGGAAGAAGCGGTGCTCAAGCCGCTCTCCCGGCCCCTGGACTTGCTCCCAGGGCTTTCAGGGGTCACCATCCTGGGCACGGGCCGGCCGGTCTTCATCCTGGACGTGCCAAGGTTGCTATCCGCGTGAGCCCTCTTCCGAGCGACATTCAGCTGGACGCCCTCCGAGAGGTGGCGAACATCGGCTGCGGCCATGCCATCAACGCGCTCGCGCGTCTGGTGGGTGGCCGCACCGTGAACCTGTCCATTCCCCGTGCCCTCGTGGCCGAGACCCCGGAGCTCACGGAGCTGTTGGGCGGCTCCGATGCGTCCGTGGTGGCGGCGAAGCTGGGCATGGACGGGGAGCTGGGCGGGGTGCTGCTGCTGGTGATGCCCACCCAGGACAGCGTGGCCCTGGAATCGCTGCTGCTGCGGCGGGAGGACGCGCCCCAGGAGGAGCGCGAGAGCGCCCTGTCCGAGGCGGCCAACATCGTGGCGAGCGCGTGCTTGTCGGCCATCGGCATGCTCACCGGCTGGCGGCTGCTGCCCACGGTGCCGGTGCTCCTGCGCGGCGCGGCGGGCCCGGTGCTGGCCGAGGTGATGCAGGCCACCGGCAGCGATGGCCGCGTGGTGGTGCTGGAGACGCGCTTCTCGTCCGCGGGCGTGCCCGCCGTGTCCGGCCAGATGCTGCTGCTGTTGGATCAGGAAAGCTCCCGGGCGCTGCTCACCCGCCTGGGCGTGTAGCCCCGCAGGGCGCACTCCCCGACGTGAAACGTCCCCTGGCTCGCACGCACCCGGTGAAAACCGGGGCAGACCTGTCGGGTTCGACGCTGAATCGTGACACTCAAAGCATCGAGGTTTCTATTCTGAAACGGGTGTGAAAAGGTGCGGCCGCAATGGTGGATTGGTCGTCTCGCCGCCCCCTGGCCAAACGCGCGAACACTCGTCATCCGGTGGTGACCTCGCTGCTCCTACCCCTGGCGTTCACGGGCTGCCTCCACGCGCCGCCCTCCGCCGAGAAGGTGACGTCCGAGGTTCATACGGACGCGGCGGTTTCCGTTCCCGTGGCGGCTCCCGCGGTGGCTCCCCGCTCCTGGTCCGACGAGGTGCTCTACTTCGTCGTCGTGGATCGCTTCGCCGATGGCGACCCGGCCAACAACCTCCAGGTGGACGCCAAGGCCCCGGGCACCTTCCATGGCGGAGACTTCAAGGGCCTGCGCGAGCAGCTCGACGAGCTGTCCTCGCTGGGCGTGACGGCGCTGTGGATCACCCCCGTGGTGAAGAACATCGACGGCTTCGTCACCGGCGCGGGCTTTCCGGACTGGGGCTATCACGGCTACTGGGCCGAGGACTTCCAGCAGCTCGAGCCGCGCTTCGGCTCCGAGCAGGAACTCAAGGCCCTGGTGGACGCCGCCCACCAGCGCGGCATCCGCGTGCTGTTGGACGTGGTGTACAACCACCCGGGCTACGACTCGCGCTACCAGAAGGATCCCCAGACGAGCGGATGGCTGCGCTCGCAGGAGCAGGGGACGTGTGGCCAGGACGACGTGACGAGCTGCGTGTCCGGCCTGCCCGACTTCAAGACGGAAGTGCCCGAGGTGGCGAAGTACCTGCTCGACGCGCAGCTCGCCTGGGGCAAGCGCTCGGGGGTGGATGGCTTCCGCCTGGACACGGTGAAGCACGTGGACCACCCCTTCTGGCGGGAGCACCGTCGCCGCACCCGTGAGGAGCTGGGCAAGGACTTCTTCCTGCTCGGCGAGGTGTGGGGTGGGGATCGCGAGTCGCTCGACCCGTGGTTCTCCGGGGACGAGCTGGATGCCGGCTTCGACTTCGGCTTCCAGGGCAGCGCGCTCGCGTGGGTGCAGGGGCGCGGACGCACCGTGGCCTTCGACGCCTACCTCCGCTCGCGCCACAAGGTCCGCAAGGGCTACCTCCTGTCGCACTTCCTGTCCTCGCACGACGTGCCGGGCGCGCTCTTCCAGCTCGCGGGGGACAAGGCGCGCTTCCGGCTCGCGGCGCTCTTGCAGTTCACCACCACGGGCCTGCCCGTCATCTACTACGGCGAGGAAGTGGGCCGCCCGGGGGGAGACTGGCCCGCCAACCGCGGCGACATGCCCTGGGGCGAGCGCCGCGTGGGTCCCGGGGTCGGGCTGCCGCGTGACGAGTCCCTGCGCCAGTTCTACCAGCAGCTCGTCGCGCTCCGGCGGGCCCATCCCGCGCTCTCGCGGGGCTCGCACCAGGGGCTGGCGACCGAGGGGGATGTTTACACTTTCGTGCGCCACGACCCCGAGTCCGGTGACGCGGTGGTTGTCGCGGTGAATCGCGGTGGTAAGAAGGCCTCCGTCTCGGTCCCCTGGCCCGAGGCGTGGGGTGGCGCGGCCGCGCGAGACCTGCTCGACGGAAGCGGACTGGAGGCGGGTCCGACTCTGGAGATCACCGTCGAGGCGCTGTCTGCCCGCATCCTGGGTCGAGCCCCGTGAAGTTCGTGCAGTCCTAGCAGGCAGAGGGGCCCCTCCGAGTGGGCCCTCGGAGGGAGAGCCTGAATGTCCGGTGTGGTTTTCAAGAATGTGGCCAAGCGTTACGGCGACGTGTCCGTCATCGAGGGCTTGAACCTCGACATCCAGGACCATGAGTTCATGGTGCTCGTGGGTCCGTCGGGCTGTGGCAAGTCCACCGCGTTGCGGATGATCGCCGGTCTGGAGGAGATCACCGGGGGCAGCCTGTCCATCGGCGATCGCGTGGTGAACCAGTTGCCGCCCAAGGACCGGGACGTGGCGATGGTCTTCCAGAACTACGCGCTCTATCCGCACATGAGCATCCGGGAGAACCTCGAGTTCGGCCTGAAGATCCGCAAGACGCCCAGGCCGGAGATGGACAAGCTGGTGAACGAGGCGGCGGAGATCCTCGGCATCACCCACCTGCTGGATAGAAAGCCCAAGCAGCTGTCGGGTGGTCAGCGCCAGCGCGTGGCGCTCGGCCGCGCCATCGTGCGCAAGCCGGCGGTGTTCCTCTTCGACGAGCCCCTGTCCAACCTCGACGCCAAGCTGCGCGTGCAGATGCGCTCGGAGATCAAGAAGCTCCAGCAGCGCCTCGGCGTCACCTCGGTCTACGTGACGCACGACCAGATCGAGGCCATGACGATGGGCCACCGCATCGCGGTGATGAAGGAAGGCAAGCTGCAGCAGCTCGGCACGCCGCTCGAGGTGTACGAGCGTCCGGCCAACGTCTTCGTGGCCCAGTTCATCGGCTCGCCCCCCATGAGCTTCACCTCGGCCACGCTGTCGGCCAATGGCGAGGTGCTCGAGGGCGAGGGCTTCCGGCTGCCGGTGCCCCAGAGCATGCGCGCGGTGACCGCGGGCAAGGGCGGGCGCAAGCTCAAGGTCGGCATCCGCCCCGACAACATCCAGTCGCCCGAGGCCAGCGCCCGGGGCGAGACGGCGCCCATCGAGGTGAACGTCGACCTCGTCGAGCCGCTCGGCAACGAGGTCATCGTCCACTCGCACCTGGCCGACAACTCGCTCGTCTTCCGCCTGCCGCCGCACCACTCGCCCCCGTCGGGCTCGAAGCTCAAGGTGCTGGTGGAGCTGGACTCGCTGCACCTGTTCGACGCCGAGACCGAGCAACGGCTGTCCGCCTGAGCCCACGCCTCTCCTTACCCCTTCCTCATTCCTAGGACTCCCCCGACATGAAGAACCTGCGATGGATGTTCGCGGCCGCGAGCGCCTGTGTGCTCGCCCTGCTGCCCTCGGCCTCTTCCGCCGCCGAGACGAAGGAACTCGTCCTCTGGCACGGCTACCGCGCCGAGGAGAAGGCCGCGCTCGAGAAGCTGGTGGGCCAGTTCAACGCCGCCCACGCCGCCGAGGGCATCAAGGTCAACACGCTGGCGGTGCCGTATGACGCCTACGCGGACAAGATCTCCGCCACGGTGCCGCGCGGCAAGGGCCCGGACGTCTTCATCTTCGCCCAGGATCGCCTGGGTGGATGGATCGAGGCGGGCAACACCGTGGAGCCCATCGACTTCTACCTGGACGATGAGCTCAAGAAGCGCTTCATCCCCTCCACGCTCCAGGCGATGGTCTACCGCGGCACCACCTACGGGCTGCCGCTCAACTACAAGTCCATCACGCTCATCTACAACAAGAAGCTCGTGCCCACGCCGCCCAAGACGAGCGGCGAGCTGGTGACGATGGCCAAGAAGATCACCGACCAGAAGGCGGGCCGCTTCGGTCTGGCCTACGCCTACGGTGACTTCTACTACCACGCGGCCCTGATGAACGGCTTTGGCGGGGGCGTGTTCGGCGCGGATGGCGCGCCCGCGATGAACTCGCCGGCCAACGTCAAGGCGGCCGAGCAGCTGCTCAAGTGGAAGGAGAAGGACGGGATTCTTCCGGCCGAGCCCACCACGGCGCTCATCACCTCGCTCTTCAACGAGGGCAAGGCGGGCATGGTGTTCTCCGGCCCGTGGTTCCTCGGGGAGATCGCCAAGGGCGTGGACTACGGCCTGGCGCCGCTGCCCACGCTGGACGAGGCGGGCGGCAAGCCCATGCGTCCGTGGACGACGGTGGAGGGCGTGTATGTCGCCGCGCCGTCGAAGAACAAGGACGCGGCGTTCGAGCTGGCCAGGTTCCTCACCAGCACCGAGGGCGCCAAGGTGCTCGCGCTCGAGGGCCGGCAGAGCCCCGCCAACCAGGCGGTGTACTCCGACCCGAAGGTCTCCGGGGACGCGCAGCTCAAGGCGTTCCGCGCCCAGGTCGACACGGCGGTGCCCATGCCCAACGTGCCGGAGATGTCGATGGTCTGGGGCCATGCCACCTCGGCGATGAGCTCCATCCTCAAGAAGACCGCGACCCCCAAGGCCGCCCTCGACGCCGCCCAGAAGGGTGTCGCCAAGGACGTGGCCAGCCTGCGCAAGAAGTGAGAGGTCGAGCGTGAGAAACGTGGTCCCCCAGCCTCCCAGCAGCGAACCTGGGAATCCCGCCGCCCTGCTCACCGACACGAGCGGCCTCAATGGTGTCCCCGGTTCGGGCGAACCCTCCGGAGGCGCGGGTGCGCTCTACCGGGGGCGGGTGCTCGTGGGCCTGTTGCTCTCGCTCGGCGCGGCGCTGTTCATCGCCCAGGGCCTGTTGGCCAAGGCGTTGGACAGCGTCTCCACCGAGCGCGCGGATCGTCAGTCCTTCGTGTCCCTGCGCGCCCTGGAGGATCTCGTCCAGCGCGCCGGAGGCTCGGGCGACGCGGTGCGCGCCGTGGTGGATACGTGGAAGACCCAACTGCCCGCCGGCAGCGCCGTGCGGGTGGTGGCCTTCTCGGGCATCCGGCTGGAGGCGTCCACCTTCCCCGAGGACGTGGGGGAGCGCGTGGCGCCGCGCCGGCTGAGTCGCGAGGAGAAGCCCCTCTATGACCGCGGCCAGCGGCTGCGCGCCGCGGTGGAGACCAACCGCGAGGAGGGGGGAGCGCGCAAGCTGGAGGTGGAGGCCGAGGCGCTGCCCGGAGGCGGACGCCTCTTGAGCGCCCCGGTGGAAGTGGAGGGCTCGGTGGTGGGCATGGTGGAGCTGGCCACGGCGCCGCTCGCGGCCCCGCTCGAGCCCTCGCTGCCGACGCTGTTGTTGTGCTGGCTGTTGCCGCTGGCGCTGTGCGCCGTGGCGTCCTTCGTGGCGCGGCGCCAGGGCGTGCTCGTCGCCGTGTCGGTGGTGGCGCTCGTGGTGGGCCTGGGCGCCTATGGCTCCTACTCGCTGGGCACGCTGGGCGCCGAGGTGCGGGGCACGCAGACGCTCGTGGCCGAGCAGGTGCGCGCCATGTCCGAGCGGGCCCAGGCGGTGATGGCGGAGCGGCAGCTCGCCACCGAGCCCGCGCTGCGGCCCGGGGACTGGGACGCGGATGCGTACCGCCGTCCGCTGGGGCTGGTGAGCCCCGAGGGTCAGGTGAACGAGTCGGTGGTGTCCGCGCGCATGGAGGAGCTGCGCTCGGGCGTGGGCCGCGCGATGACGGGCCTGGGCGCGGTGGCGCTCGTCGTGCTGCTCTTCATCGGCCTGGGCGGCGTGCACCGCACGGCGGCCACCGTGGTGGAGAACCGCACCGCCTACGCCTACATCGCCCCGGCGATGGTGGGCATGCTGGTGCTCGTCTTCTTCCCGTTCTTCTACGGCATCGCCCTGTCGTTCACCGACTCCACGCTCTACAACGCGGGCCAGCCGTTCATGAACCTGTGGGTCGGCCTGCGCAACTACGTGGAGATCCTCGGCGACTTCAACATCGTCAAGCGCGCGCAGGACGGCTCGCTCGTCTTCAACTACCTCAACTTCTACTACACGCTCTTCTTCACGGTGGTGTGGACCATCACCAACGTGGTGCTCGGCGTGACGCTGGGCCTGGTGCTGGCGTTGATCCTCAACGTGGACAAGCTGGCTTTCCGGCCCATCTACCGCGTGCTGCTCATCCTGCCCTGGGCCATGCCCAACTACATCACCGCGCTCATCTGGAAGGGCATGTTCCACCAGCAGTTCGGCGTGGTGAACCACATCATCCGCATGTTCGGCGGCCAGGGCCTGTCCTGGTACGACACGCCCTTCACCTCGTTCCTCACGGTGCTCGCCACCAACGGCTGGTTGAGCTTCCCCTTCATGATGGTGGTGTCGCTCGGCGCGCTCCAGTCCATCCCCATGGAGCTGTACGAGGCGGCGCGCGTGGATGGCGCCAGCCGCTGGCAGCAGTTCACCGCCATCACCCTGCCGGCGCTCAAGCCCGCGCTCGTGCCCGCCGTCATCCTCTCGGTGGTGTGGACCTTCAACCAGTTCAACGTCATCTTCCTGGTGACGGAAGGTGAGCCGAGCCACTCGACGGAGATCCTCATCACCCAGGCGTACAAGTACGCCTTCCAGCTCTACCGCCACGGCTACGCGGCGGCCTACTCCACCATCATCTTCGGCATCCTGTTGCTCTACAGCATGGTGCAGAACCGGGTCTCGCGCGCCACGGAGGCCGCCTGATGTTCTCGCGTCGTGACGGACTTCCCCACTGGCCGCTGCACGTGCTGCTGGTGCTCTTCACCCTCTTCGCGCTCTATCCCATCCTCTGGGTCATCACGATCGCGTTCTCCGGGCGGCAGAGCCTCGCCATCACCACGCTGCCCGAGTCGCCCACCGCGCTCGAGCGCGTGCGCGCCATCGTCCCGTGGCCCGAGACGTGGTCGGCCTCCAACTTCACCTCGGTGATGACGGAGCAGCCCTTCGGCCACTGGCTGTTCAACAGCGCCGTCATCTCGCTGGGCACCACCGTGGTGGGCGTGTTCCTCGCATGCACGGCGGCGTACGCCTTCAGCCGCTTCAAGTTCGTGGGGCAGCGCACGGGCATGATGGCCTTCCTCGTGTCCCAGATGTTCCCGGGCACGCTCATGCTCATTCCGCTCTACATCATCCTGGTGCAGTGGCTGGGGCTGGGCAGCTCGCGCCTGGGGCTGATGATCGTCTACGCCACCACGTCCATTCCCTTCAGCGTGTGGATGCTCAAGGGCTACTTCGACACCATCCCCAAGGACCTGGAGGAGGCGGCGCTCATGGAGGGCGCCTCGGTGGGGAAGATCTTCTGGACCATCATCCTGCCGCTGGCCAAGCCCGCGGTGGCGGTGACGGCGCTCTTCTCCTTCATGACGGCGTGGAACGAGTTCATCCTCGCGGCCACCTTCATGGACCAGGAGGCCATGTACACGGCGCCCGTGGGCCTGCGCTTCTTCGTGGGTGGCTACTCGCAGCAGTGGGGCTACTTCGCCGCGGGCTCCATCATCGTGTCCATCCCCGTCGTCTTCCTGTTCCTCTTCCTGCAGAAGTACCTCGTGTCCGGGCTCACCGCCGGCAGCGTCAAGGGTTAGCCCGTCCGCCTTCCTCGCCTCTGCCTTACCCCAAGGAGAAGTGCCTGATGAAGACGTCCCGACTCGCGTGGTTCTCGCTCACCGCGGCGCTGCTGAGCGCGCCCGCCCTCGCCGCCAACAAGGTGTCCTTCAAGGATCCCACGGGGGATGACAACGGCCCGGGCACCTACAAGTACCCGACCGACCCCGTGTACAAGCCCGGCTCGTTCGACCTGACCGACTTCTCCCTGTCGAAGAAGGGCGACAAGCTCGACGTCACCCTGGGCCTCAACTCCACGCTGGAGGACGCCTGGAAGACGGGCAGTGGCTTCGCCGTGCAGCTCGTCTTCGTCTTCATCGACACGGATGGCAAGGCGGGCAGCGGCTCCACCGAGTCCCTTCCCGGGCTCAACGTGAAGTTCGCCCCCGACTTCGGCTGGGAGAAGGCCATCGTCATCTCGCCGGCGGGGGCCGAGCGCGTGAAGACCGAGGTCGCCTCCAAGGCCGGCGCCGTCAAGGACAACGTCCTCGTCCCCGAGCGCGTCAAGGGCTCGGGCAAGAAGATCACCGCCACCGTCAACGCGCCGGGCCTGCAGGGCGAGCCCTCGCAGTGGCGCTACCAGGTGCTCATCCAGTCCAACGAGGGCTTCCCCGCGGACAAGGATCTGCTGACCCGCAAGGTGAATGAGTACGAGGGTCAGCACCGCTTCGGTGGTGGCAACGACGGCGAGTGCGATCCGCACGTCATGGACATGCTCGCGGGCGCGGGCAAGGGCGACGCCTCCGAGGTGAAGGCCCAGCACGAGGCGCTCGCCTTCGAGTGTGGCGCGGAGGGCGCGGTGAAGACGCTGGCCACCCTCCCCATGGTGGGCGGCGCGGCGGCGCCCACGGAGAAGAAGTAGTTCCGCGTGGCCTGGGTCGTGCCGGAGCCCGGGAAGAAGCCCGGGCCCGGCGCGTCCGCGCTACCGCAGACGCCAGATGCCGGTGGCGCGGCCGGGCA
Coding sequences:
- a CDS encoding sugar ABC transporter permease; translated protein: MFSRRDGLPHWPLHVLLVLFTLFALYPILWVITIAFSGRQSLAITTLPESPTALERVRAIVPWPETWSASNFTSVMTEQPFGHWLFNSAVISLGTTVVGVFLACTAAYAFSRFKFVGQRTGMMAFLVSQMFPGTLMLIPLYIILVQWLGLGSSRLGLMIVYATTSIPFSVWMLKGYFDTIPKDLEEAALMEGASVGKIFWTIILPLAKPAVAVTALFSFMTAWNEFILAATFMDQEAMYTAPVGLRFFVGGYSQQWGYFAAGSIIVSIPVVFLFLFLQKYLVSGLTAGSVKG
- a CDS encoding ABC transporter ATP-binding protein — its product is MSGVVFKNVAKRYGDVSVIEGLNLDIQDHEFMVLVGPSGCGKSTALRMIAGLEEITGGSLSIGDRVVNQLPPKDRDVAMVFQNYALYPHMSIRENLEFGLKIRKTPRPEMDKLVNEAAEILGITHLLDRKPKQLSGGQRQRVALGRAIVRKPAVFLFDEPLSNLDAKLRVQMRSEIKKLQQRLGVTSVYVTHDQIEAMTMGHRIAVMKEGKLQQLGTPLEVYERPANVFVAQFIGSPPMSFTSATLSANGEVLEGEGFRLPVPQSMRAVTAGKGGRKLKVGIRPDNIQSPEASARGETAPIEVNVDLVEPLGNEVIVHSHLADNSLVFRLPPHHSPPSGSKLKVLVELDSLHLFDAETEQRLSA
- a CDS encoding extracellular solute-binding protein, whose translation is MKNLRWMFAAASACVLALLPSASSAAETKELVLWHGYRAEEKAALEKLVGQFNAAHAAEGIKVNTLAVPYDAYADKISATVPRGKGPDVFIFAQDRLGGWIEAGNTVEPIDFYLDDELKKRFIPSTLQAMVYRGTTYGLPLNYKSITLIYNKKLVPTPPKTSGELVTMAKKITDQKAGRFGLAYAYGDFYYHAALMNGFGGGVFGADGAPAMNSPANVKAAEQLLKWKEKDGILPAEPTTALITSLFNEGKAGMVFSGPWFLGEIAKGVDYGLAPLPTLDEAGGKPMRPWTTVEGVYVAAPSKNKDAAFELARFLTSTEGAKVLALEGRQSPANQAVYSDPKVSGDAQLKAFRAQVDTAVPMPNVPEMSMVWGHATSAMSSILKKTATPKAALDAAQKGVAKDVASLRKK
- a CDS encoding chemotaxis protein CheA yields the protein MTMDMSRYLGLFLTEASEHLEGLGRDLVQLEREGARAVVDSMFRHAHSVKGMASSMGFESIAVLAHRVEDLVDAIRQDPSRLERTLVDLLLSATDAMLAQVRCVADNRTPEDASMLLGQLAERVSLLTGQAPSATKVLSRLTDSIAAATVSVPPPAPPPAPPAPPPAPVEPEPAAAAPPAPAIEPLPADFLSDDSPTPTGVSASTAAAQLATAVVKAVKAQELARQDAEPKKVPRWTMHLRLSPTCQTPGVRAFLMHKRLLGLGTLHDLRPGLDDLKAGRIPEGAIQLELESTESEEGIRKALRNVADVELVSMTPVVAAAPVANPASALQASAEAARGATATGADGARTVRVRTELLDHFLDTAGELLLATARLRELGKMLPEGSRPPIEEGVYRLHTLVKDLHDKVMSARMTPLSTITDRLPRAARDIARRKEREVELIITGAEIELDRAILDDLADPLLHLLRNCIDHGLESPEERVAAGKPPRGRVVVSVRRVRDRVVLEMEDDGRGMNVVKLKEAAVARGAVSAEAAARMADREALLLSCLPGVSTAKDVSEISGRGVGMDAVKRVAENVGGTLEIESELGRGSRFTLRLPLTVAVVQLLLVSVGEEVFGLPIAKVVGALEADSEKLERSRQIPLLPHNQGLLPVYALGELVGVEASPRRGGVRPYVVMEGESGRVALAVDKLMGQEEAVLKPLSRPLDLLPGLSGVTILGTGRPVFILDVPRLLSA
- a CDS encoding chemotaxis protein CheC encodes the protein MSPLPSDIQLDALREVANIGCGHAINALARLVGGRTVNLSIPRALVAETPELTELLGGSDASVVAAKLGMDGELGGVLLLVMPTQDSVALESLLLRREDAPQEERESALSEAANIVASACLSAIGMLTGWRLLPTVPVLLRGAAGPVLAEVMQATGSDGRVVVLETRFSSAGVPAVSGQMLLLLDQESSRALLTRLGV
- a CDS encoding alpha-amylase family glycosyl hydrolase — encoded protein: MVDWSSRRPLAKRANTRHPVVTSLLLPLAFTGCLHAPPSAEKVTSEVHTDAAVSVPVAAPAVAPRSWSDEVLYFVVVDRFADGDPANNLQVDAKAPGTFHGGDFKGLREQLDELSSLGVTALWITPVVKNIDGFVTGAGFPDWGYHGYWAEDFQQLEPRFGSEQELKALVDAAHQRGIRVLLDVVYNHPGYDSRYQKDPQTSGWLRSQEQGTCGQDDVTSCVSGLPDFKTEVPEVAKYLLDAQLAWGKRSGVDGFRLDTVKHVDHPFWREHRRRTREELGKDFFLLGEVWGGDRESLDPWFSGDELDAGFDFGFQGSALAWVQGRGRTVAFDAYLRSRHKVRKGYLLSHFLSSHDVPGALFQLAGDKARFRLAALLQFTTTGLPVIYYGEEVGRPGGDWPANRGDMPWGERRVGPGVGLPRDESLRQFYQQLVALRRAHPALSRGSHQGLATEGDVYTFVRHDPESGDAVVVAVNRGGKKASVSVPWPEAWGGAAARDLLDGSGLEAGPTLEITVEALSARILGRAP
- a CDS encoding glucodextranase DOMON-like domain-containing protein, with the protein product MKTSRLAWFSLTAALLSAPALAANKVSFKDPTGDDNGPGTYKYPTDPVYKPGSFDLTDFSLSKKGDKLDVTLGLNSTLEDAWKTGSGFAVQLVFVFIDTDGKAGSGSTESLPGLNVKFAPDFGWEKAIVISPAGAERVKTEVASKAGAVKDNVLVPERVKGSGKKITATVNAPGLQGEPSQWRYQVLIQSNEGFPADKDLLTRKVNEYEGQHRFGGGNDGECDPHVMDMLAGAGKGDASEVKAQHEALAFECGAEGAVKTLATLPMVGGAAAPTEKK
- a CDS encoding carbohydrate ABC transporter permease, with translation MRNVVPQPPSSEPGNPAALLTDTSGLNGVPGSGEPSGGAGALYRGRVLVGLLLSLGAALFIAQGLLAKALDSVSTERADRQSFVSLRALEDLVQRAGGSGDAVRAVVDTWKTQLPAGSAVRVVAFSGIRLEASTFPEDVGERVAPRRLSREEKPLYDRGQRLRAAVETNREEGGARKLEVEAEALPGGGRLLSAPVEVEGSVVGMVELATAPLAAPLEPSLPTLLLCWLLPLALCAVASFVARRQGVLVAVSVVALVVGLGAYGSYSLGTLGAEVRGTQTLVAEQVRAMSERAQAVMAERQLATEPALRPGDWDADAYRRPLGLVSPEGQVNESVVSARMEELRSGVGRAMTGLGAVALVVLLFIGLGGVHRTAATVVENRTAYAYIAPAMVGMLVLVFFPFFYGIALSFTDSTLYNAGQPFMNLWVGLRNYVEILGDFNIVKRAQDGSLVFNYLNFYYTLFFTVVWTITNVVLGVTLGLVLALILNVDKLAFRPIYRVLLILPWAMPNYITALIWKGMFHQQFGVVNHIIRMFGGQGLSWYDTPFTSFLTVLATNGWLSFPFMMVVSLGALQSIPMELYEAARVDGASRWQQFTAITLPALKPALVPAVILSVVWTFNQFNVIFLVTEGEPSHSTEILITQAYKYAFQLYRHGYAAAYSTIIFGILLLYSMVQNRVSRATEAA